The following proteins come from a genomic window of Campylobacter concisus:
- a CDS encoding hydroxymethylpyrimidine/phosphomethylpyrimidine kinase, producing the protein MKKILIIAGSCNSGTAGLQADIKTCARLNCYSATAVTSLVAETTDAVKSVVCLEPSFVKDQLNTLAEEFSFDAIKIGMLFSEEIMEVVREFLLTQNTKVVLDPVCVSKSGHKLIKDSAVAKLKELMGLATVTTPNLDEANVLFGDDYKDLPCDVIVKKHISEDSSIDTLYKKDGSLRNFKTPLVNPLVMSGTGCSFSTALACFLAKGKSLEESIQLSKEYICSIIKESIDTKLGKNRLLWHGAK; encoded by the coding sequence ATGAAAAAAATTCTAATCATCGCAGGCTCTTGTAATAGTGGCACAGCTGGGCTTCAAGCAGATATAAAAACATGTGCTAGGCTTAATTGTTATAGTGCAACAGCGGTAACTTCTTTGGTCGCTGAGACTACGGACGCTGTAAAGAGTGTAGTTTGCTTAGAGCCTAGTTTTGTCAAAGATCAGCTAAATACGCTTGCGGAAGAATTTAGCTTTGATGCGATAAAAATTGGCATGCTATTTAGTGAAGAGATCATGGAGGTGGTGCGTGAGTTTTTACTAACTCAAAACACCAAAGTAGTGCTTGATCCAGTTTGTGTCTCAAAAAGCGGACACAAGCTTATAAAAGATAGTGCGGTGGCAAAACTAAAAGAGCTAATGGGCTTAGCAACGGTAACTACTCCAAATTTAGATGAGGCAAATGTACTTTTTGGTGATGATTATAAAGATTTGCCTTGTGATGTTATCGTAAAGAAACATATCAGCGAAGATAGCAGTATAGACACACTTTATAAAAAAGATGGTTCGCTAAGAAATTTTAAAACCCCACTTGTTAATCCGCTTGTAATGAGTGGAACTGGTTGTAGCTTCTCAACTGCACTTGCTTGCTTTTTAGCAAAGGGCAAGAGCTTAGAGGAGTCTATACAACTTTCAAAAGAGTATATTTGCTCTATCATAAAAGAGAGCATAGATACAAAACTTGGTAAAAATCGCCTACTTTGGCATGGAGCGAAGTAA
- a CDS encoding response regulator transcription factor, translated as MQEVLEILKKTSVLVVEDDDMARELIISGLKPYCEQVIGACNGQDGVEKFKKQCFDIVMSDIHMPVLNGFEMMNEMKRTKPHQKFIVFTSYDSDENLIKSMEEGAMLFLKKPIDMKDLRAMLISLSFERDEKLVYLSDEVSINLKREKIYKNGIEIYLSFLQNKIFWLFAYNLNKLVTYEMIEEFVYESDVSKAAIQNVILRLKRELGVKFKNISESGYILITKSE; from the coding sequence ATGCAAGAAGTCTTAGAAATTTTAAAAAAGACGTCCGTCTTGGTAGTCGAAGATGACGATATGGCAAGAGAGCTTATTATTAGCGGGCTTAAACCTTATTGCGAGCAGGTAATTGGTGCTTGCAATGGACAAGATGGTGTGGAGAAATTTAAAAAGCAATGTTTTGATATCGTGATGAGCGATATTCACATGCCAGTGCTTAATGGCTTTGAGATGATGAATGAGATGAAACGTACAAAGCCGCACCAAAAATTTATTGTCTTTACCTCTTATGATAGCGATGAAAATTTGATAAAAAGCATGGAGGAAGGGGCGATGCTCTTTTTAAAAAAGCCTATTGATATGAAGGATCTTAGAGCAATGCTTATTAGTTTAAGTTTTGAACGAGATGAAAAGCTAGTTTATTTAAGCGATGAGGTGAGTATAAATTTAAAAAGAGAGAAAATTTATAAAAACGGCATTGAAATTTATCTTAGCTTTTTACAAAATAAGATATTTTGGCTCTTTGCTTATAATCTAAATAAGCTAGTTACTTATGAGATGATAGAAGAATTTGTCTATGAAAGCGATGTTAGCAAGGCAGCTATCCAAAATGTGATACTTCGTCTAAAACGTGAGCTTGGCGTGAAATTTAAAAATATCAGCGAGAGTGGATATATTTTAATCACAAAATCTGAATGA